One region of Eupeodes corollae chromosome 1, idEupCoro1.1, whole genome shotgun sequence genomic DNA includes:
- the LOC129939344 gene encoding probable chitinase 10 gives MTFLSGAVCLLLLTTLANSSTLRHEPEGREPAFVRSAVESVPQNEPENHSGRYSLRPTFGEIFLPLRSAVESVPTIRSDDTFLGKSFVRASVESAPEFDATLEDLIEEDEEELAEQATPVKPEKLKAATVDDDVEPLPVFPAGDEYAAYVEPSYENDLGPEPYRSGSPYQQLVTAEELQFQREDEARFEQLRRAPATNTNKKNLNRSPQVLCYFTNWAFYRQGDGKFVPENVDGSLCTAVIYSFASLDPDLLTIKEFDPWVDVENGYYKRVTSINVPVLIALGGWTDSTGDKYSRLAADEIKRNVFASSVAGFLQRHGFKGLHLDWNYPKCWQSDCKSGPASDKPNFTKLVKALRTEFNRVDNTLQLGVAISGYQEIIAEAYDLAELSKHANYLTVMSYDYHGAWEQQTGHVSPLYGRKGDKYPQYNTDYAMQLLVRNGAAPEKLIMGIPFYGQTFTLEESSNRLVGEGAPSSGPGEPGELTKQPGMLAYYEICQRIRKNKWQVGRDSERKSGPYAMLRNQWVGYEDTSSVEAKARYAANAGFGGVAAWTIDLDDFQNRCCSEAFPLLKAINRALGRLGSAPPSTGSNCVRPPQPVTPVPPVMTTASSDGGSGNVGSYDSTTSWPSWEASTSTTSAPAHVHPTTSSTTTTTTTTRRPSTTRRTTTYSPAMADATTIPSPAVIQPVMVTSNCVAGQFLPHPNNCNAYFHCVADGEMTQQFCAGGLHWNRENSYCDWPATANCKSVPHTTKGPIQTLNSKPQTTHRRTTALPIQADYPTTPRPAMPSRASRRPTQPPTTSKPSRRPIQSDYQTTAKPVVAAVKPSKPPTAPRPKRPKKCMAGQYWPHRNCGQYYVCVNEVLIPNNCGNDLQWNHEKKICDWPSNVKCVSTKKYLRLINSKASESDPCEGKNFVPYPGDCGKYLRCNWDRLEAAECGPGLHWNPNLDICDWPANANCVQGEIGLDEGNNVIDNGENGLEPLDPLDPSPPSTTTARPVTTPRPTYPTDRPQVQPLDGYYKVVCYFTNWAWYRKGLGRYTPDDINTDLCTHIVYGFAVLDYSELTIRTHDSWADLDNKFYTRVSDLKSKGVKVSLALGGWNDSQGDKYSRLVRNPSARAKFVKQAVDFLERYGFEGLDLDWEYPVCWQTECSKGIADEKEAFTAWVRELSDAFKPKGLLLSTAVSPSKKIIDAGYDVADLARYFDWIAVMTYDFHGQWDKKTGHVAPLYYHPEDDYDYFNANFSLNYWIEKGAPSRKIVMGMPLYGQSFTLADPKDNGLNAKAPGPGLAGEFTRAAGFLAYYEICDRVKNQGWEVVQDEKGRMGPYARKGNQWVSFDDPAMIRKKSQLVRALNLGGGMVWALDLDDFKNRCGDGVHPLLTQIHDVLKTSPSGYEPTPGLINLDEPEVPAEPAQPVEHNEGGKPPSNMETIEEIQSNEEVPANIETIDNVDNELPYDPNSEVDQGEEEGSYEISSDSDMDFKVVCYFTNWAWYRQGGGKFVPEDIDAELCTHIVYGFAVLNRETLTIQPHDSWADMDNKFYERVTTFKAKKVKVTVAIGGWNDSAGDKYARLVKDARARARFIKHVVEFIEKYNFDGLDLDWEYPVCWQVDCNKGSMDEKEGFAALVREISEEFKPRGLLLSSAVSPNKKVIDAGYDVPVLSKYFDWIAVMTYDFHGQWDKKTGHVAPMYGHPDDDPTFNANFSISYWINQGADRRKIIMGMPMYGQSFSLAQANGHDLNAPTYGGGEAGEATRARGFLSYYEICNNIRNKNWHVVRDPRGRMGPYAYLRDQWVSFDDVPMIRHKSEYVKAMGLGGAMIWALDLDDFKNKCDCESYPLLKTINRVLRKYPGPQPQCKLEDKSEIANLSSDTDRYVAPSVEVTTKQTPVIVRETSLKPVVYTEPEELEESAEEQENFENSESEDMSCHGRNFVAHKRDCNKYYVCQFGGLIEQRCPDGLHWNENYCDWPQNSQCSVTDSRTTTTVRPKPVTKPTKKPVLATTKKPTSTPTKKPDKKRPPIKPSADEQYKVVCYFTNWAWYRPGEGKFVPEDIDENLCTHIVYGFAVLNRDSLTIKTHDSWADVDNKFYERVVAYKEKGIRVTVAIGGWNDSLGNKYSRLVLDPQARARFIKSVLDFVDKYGFEGLDLDWEYPVCWQVDCDKGSPEEKAGFAALVRELSEEFKPRGLLLSSAVSPSKKVIDAGYDVPTLARYFDWIAVMTYDFHGHWDKKTGHVAPLYYVEGDSYDYFNANFSMNYWIEKGTPPKKLVMGMPLYGQSFSLADSSSRGLNEKTYGPGEAGKFTRAGGFLAYYEICENVNSGGWTVVRDDEGRIGPYAYRGNQWVSYDDVAEIRRKSQFVKDLGLGGGMVWALDLDDFRGRCGCGKHPLLRTMNQELRGIPGQRANDCT, from the exons ATGACTTTCCTTAGCGGGGCAGTGTGTCTGCTTCTG CTGACAACCCTTGCTAATTCTTCAACACTTCGTCATGAACCTGAAGGTAGAGAACCAGCTTTTGTGAGATCTGCTGTCGAAAGTGTACCCCAAAATGAACCCGAAAACCATTCGGGAAGGTATTCTTTGCGACCTACTTTTGGAGAGATTTTCTTGCCACTTAGGAGCGCTGTGGAAAGTGTTCCAACAATTCGATCAGATGACACTTTTCTGGGAAAATCTTTCGTCCGTGCATCTGTTGAATCAGCTCCTGAATTCGATGCCACCCTCGAGGACCTGAtcgaagaagatgaagaagaactTGCTGAGCAAGCAACCCCCGTTAAGCCTGAGAAACTGAAGGCAGCCACAGTAGACGATGATGTAGAACCTCTTCCCGTCTTTCCAGCAGGTGATGAATATGCAGCTTATGTTGAACCTAGTTATGAAAACGATCTAGGGCCTGAGCCATATCGCAGTGGATCACCTTATCAACAACTTGTGACAGCAGAAGAGTTGCAATTCCAGCGAGAAGATGAGGCACGCTTTGAACAACTGAGAAGGGCACCCGCAACCAACACCAACAAGAAGAATTTAAACCGGTCACCACAAGTTCTGTGCTACTTTACTAACTGGGCTTTCTACAGACAAGGTGATGGCAAATTTGTGCCCGAAAACGTTGATGGATCCTTGTGTACAGCTGTAATTTATTCCTTTGCCTCATTGGACCCTGATCTCTTGACAATCAAGGAGTTCGATCCATGGGTAGATGTTGAGAATGGCTACTACAAGCGAGTCACTTCAATCAATGTACCAGTTTTGATAGCTCTTGGTGGGTGGACCGACTCAACCGGAGACAAGTATTCCCGTCTTGCAGCTGACGAGATCAAACGCAATGTATTCGCATCGAGTGTGGCAGGTTTCCTTCAGCGACATGGCTTCAAAGGTCTCCATCTGGACTGGAATTATCCCAAGTGCTGGCAGAGTGACTGCAAGAGTGGACCAGCAAGCGATAAGCCTAATTTCACCAAACTCGTTAAAGCTCTAAGAACCGAATTCAATCGTGTGGACAATACCCTACAATTGGGAGTAGCTATTTCGGGATATCAAGAAATCATCGCTGAAGCCTACGATCTCGCAGAACTCTCGAAACATGCCAACTATTTAACAGTCATGTCTTATGACTACCATGGAGCCTGGGAACAGCAAACGGGACATGTGAGCCCTCTATATGGCCGCAAAGGTGACAAGTACCCGCAATACAATACTGACTACGCTATGCAATTGCTTGTGAGAAATGGTGCAGCTCCTGAGAAACTCATAATGGGTATTCCTTTCTATGGGCAGACCTTTACTTTGGAGGAATCCAGCAATCGACTTGTGGGAGAAGGAGCTCCATCGTCGGGTCCTGGTGAACCAGGTGAACTTACAAAACAACCTGGAATGTTGGCTTACTACGAAATCTGTCAAAGGATTCGCAAAAATAAATGGCAAGTTGGACGGGATTCGGAGAGGAAGTCTGGCCCCTATGCAATGCTCCGTAATCAGTGGGTTGGCTATGAAGATACTTCATCGGTGGAAGCTAAGGCGCGATATGCAGCAAATGCTGGCTTTGGTGGTGTTGCTGCTTGGACTATTGATTTAGATGATTTCCAGAATAGATGTTGCTCTGAAGCTTTCCCACTTCTGAAGGCTATCAACCGAGCTTTGGGTCGATTAGGAAGTGCTCCACCATCTACTGGCAGTAACTGTGTTCGTCCACCACAACCTGTGACACCTGTTCCCCCAGTTATGACAACAGCCAGTTCTGATGGAGGTTCTGGAAATGTCGGAAGTTACGATTCCACCACTTCATGGCCTTCATGGGAAgcttcaacatcaacaacatcagCGCCGGCTCATGTTCATCCTACAACAAGttcaacaacaacgacaactaCAACAACTCGAAGACCATCCACTACTAGACGCACTACCACTTACAGCCCAGCAATGGCCGATGCCACAACGATTCCATCACCAGCTGTGATCCAACCCGTTATGGTTACATCCAACTGCGTAGCTGGACAGTTCCTTCCACACCCAAACAATTGTAACGCCTACTTCCACTGTGTGGCTGATGGTGAAATGACTCAGCAGTTTTGTGCCGGTGGTCTTCACTGGAATCGTGAGAACAGCTATTGTGATTGGCCAGCAACAGCTAATTGTAAGTCAGTTCCACACACAACAAAGGGTCCAATTCAGACTCTAAACAGCAAGCCCCAGACCACTCACCGCAGAACGACAGCTCTGCCAATTCAAGCTGATTATCCAACAACACCAAGGCCAGCAATGCCGTCTAGAGCATCTAGACGTCCCACACAACCACCAACAACATCAAAGCCATCAAGGCGTCCAATTCAGTCAGATTACCAAACGACAGCCAAACCTGTGGTAGCAGCGGTTAAGCCATCGAAGCCCCCTACAGCTCCACGTCCAAAGCGACCCAAGAAGTGTATGGCCGGCCAATACTGGCCACATAGAAACTGTGGACAATACTACGTGTGTGTCAATGAGGTGCTCATTCCAAACAATTGTGGAAATGATCTCCAATGGAATCATGAAAAGAAAATCTGTGACTGGCCAAGTAACGTCAAGTGTGTCTCCACAAAGAAATATCTGCGACTCATCAACTCCAAGGCCTCCGAAAGTGACCCCTGTGAGGGAAAGAACTTCGTTCCATATCCAGGTGATTGTGGAAAATACCTGCGCTGTAACTGGGACCGTTTGGAGGCAGCCGAATGTGGGCCAGGTCTGCATTGGAATCCTAATCTGGACATTTGTGATTGGCCAGCGAACGCCAACTGTGTTCAGGGAGAAATAGGATTGGACGAAGGAAACAATGTAATTGACAATGGTGAAAACGGTCTGGAGCCTTTGGATCCACTCGATCCAAGCCCACCTTCCACCACTACTGCTCGGCCAGTCACAACACCAAGGCCAACTTATCCCACCGATAGGCCTCAAGTTCAACCTCTCGACGGTTACTACAAGGTTGTCTGTTACTTCACTAACTGGGCTTGGTACCGTAAGGGACTTGGTCGCTACACTCCCGATGACATTAACACAGACCTCTGCACTCACATTGTTTATGGCTTCGCAGTTCTTGACTACTCAGAACTGACCATAAGAACCCATGACTCTTGGGCAGATCTGGATAATAAGTTCTACACACGGGTGTCTGATCTCAAGTCAAAGGGTGTCAAGGTCAGTTTGGCTTTGGGTGGTTGGAATGATTCCCAAGGTGACAAATACAGTCGCTTGGTAAGGAATCCATCGGCCCGGGCTAAGTTTGTTAAGCAAGCTGTTGACTTCTTGGAAAGATACGGTTTCGAAGGTCTTGACTTGGACTGGGAGTACCCAGTTTGCTGGCAGACTGAATGTAGCAAGGGAATCGCTGATGAAAAGGAAGCTTTTACTGCTTGGGTAAGGGAACTCTCGGATGCCTTCAAGCCAAAAGGACTTCTTCTATCAACAGCAGTTTCACCTAGTAAGAAGATCATCGATGCTGGTTATGACGTCGCTGACTTGGCACGTTACTTCGATTGGATTGCTGTAATGACCTACGATTTCCACGGTCAATGGGATAAGAAGACTGGACATGTTGCTCCACTCTACTATCACCCGGAAGACGATTATGATTACTTTAATGCC AACTTCTCCCTGAACTACTGGATCGAAAAAGGTGCTCCATCGAGAAAGATTGTCATGGGAATGCCACTCTATGGTCAATCTTTCACTTTGGCTGATCCCAAGGATAATGGACTAAATGCAAAGGCACCAGGACCAGGTCTAGCTGGAGAATTTACCAGAGCTGCAGGTTTCTTAGCCTACTATGAG ATCTGTGATCGAGTGAAAAATCAAGGCTGGGAAGTTGTTCAAGACGAAAAGGGTCGCATGGGACCATATGCTCGCAAGGGTAACCAATGGGTGTCATTCGATGACCCGGCAATGATCCGTAAGAAGTCCCAGCTAGTTCGGGCTTTGAATCTTGGAGGAGGAATGGTCTGGGCTTTGGATTTGGATGATTTCAAGAACCGTTGTGGTGATGGAGTTCATCCTCTGCTGACACAAATTCATGATGTTCTCAAGACTTCACCAAGTGGTTATGAACCAACAC CTGGATTGATAAACTTAGATGAACCAGAAGTGCCTGCAGAACCTGCACAACCTGTTGAACACAACGAAGGAGGAAAGCCTCCATCAAACATGGAAACAATCGAAGAAATTCAATCGAATGAAGAAGTTCCAGCAAATATCGAAACCATTGATAACGTCGATAATGAACTTCCTTACGATCCTAACAGCGAGGTCGATCAAGGCGAAGAAGAAGGTTCCTATGAGATTTCATCCGACTCTGACATGGACTTTAAGGTTGTTTGTTACTTCACCAACTGGGCCTGGTACCGCCAAGGCGGTGGTAAATTCGTTCCCGAGGATATCGATGCTGAGCTATGTACGCACATTGTTTATGGCTTTGCTGTCTTGAACCGGGAAACTCTGACCATTCAACCACACGACTCTTGGGCCGACATGGACAATAAGTTCTACGAACGGGTGACAACTTTCAAGGCCAAGAAGGTTAAGGTAACAGTTGCAATTGGAGGTTGGAATGATTCGGCTGGAGATAAGTATGCTCGCTTGGTCAAGGACGCCAGAGCAAGAGCTAGATTCATCAAACACGTTGTGGAATTCATCGAGAAGTATAACTTTGATGGTTTAGACTTGGACTGGGAATATCCAGTGTGCTGGCAGGTGGATTGTAACAAGGGTTCAATGGATGAGAAAGAAGGTTTCGCAGCACTGGTTCGTGAAATCTCTGAGGAATTCAAGCCACGGGGACTTCTTTTGTCATCAGCTGTATCTCCCAACAAGAAGGTCATCGATGCTGGATACGATGTGCCAGTGCTTTCGAAATACTTCGACTGGATTGCTGTTATGACTTACGATTTCCATGGGCAATGGGACAAGAAGACTGGTCATGTAGCTCCTATGTATGGTCATCCCGATGATGATCCAACATTTAATGCAAACTTCTCGATCAGCTATTGGATAAATCAAGGAGCCGATCGCAGAAAGATCATCATGGGTATGCCAATGTATGGACAATCATTCTCATTGGCTCAAGCCAATGGTCATGATTTGAACGCCCCAACTTATGGTGGTGGAGAAGCTGGAGAAGCCACTCGGGCTCGAGGATTCCTTTCGTACTATGAAATTTGCAACAACATTCGAAACAAGAATTGGCATGTAGTGAGAGATCCTCGTGGACGCATGGGTCCTTATGCATATCTTCGGGATCAATGGGTATCATTCGATGATGTACCAATGATTCGGCACAAGAGTGAGTATGTAAAGGCTATGGGTCTTGGAGGTGCTATGATCTGGGCTCTGGATTTGGATGACTTTAAGAACAAATGTGACTGTGAGTCGTATCCGCTGTTGAAGACAATTAATAGAGTTTTGAGGAAGTACCCAGGACCTCAGCCACAGTGCAAGCTTGAGGATAAGTCAGAAA TTGCAAACCTTAGTTCAGATACAGATCGCTATGTGGCTCCATCAGTGGAAGTCACAACCAAACAGACTCCAGTGATTGTTCGAGAGACATCTTTGAAACCTGTGGTCTACACTGAACCCGAAGAACTGGAAGAGTCAGCAGAGGAACAAGAAAACTTTGAGAACTCCGAATCAGAGGATATGAGCTGCCATGGACGAAACTTTGTGGCACACAAGAGGGATTGTAACAAATACTACGTTTGTCAATTTGGAGGACTAATTGAACAAAG ATGTCCTGATGGTCTTCATTGGAATGAAAACTATTGCGATTGGCCACAAAATTCTCAATGTAGTGTAACTGATTCCAGAACTACAACAACCGTGAGACCTAAACCTGTAACCAAGCCTACGAAGAAGCCAGTTCTAGCAACAACAAAGAAACCAACTTCTACACCAACAAAGAAACCCGATAAGAAACGTCCTCCTATAAAGCCCTCTGCCGATGAGCAATATAAGGTGGTTTGCTACTTCACTAACTGGGCGTGGTACAGACCAGGCGAGGGCAAGTTTGTTCCCGAGGATATTGACGAAAACCTCTGTACGCACATTGTCTATGGATTTGCAGTTCTGAACAGAGACAGTCTTACCATCAAAACTCATGATTCCTGGGCTGATGTCGATAACAAGTTCTACGAAAGGGTAGTGGCCTACAAGGAAAAGGGCATTCGTGTGACTGTGGCCATTGGTGGATGGAATGATTCTCTAGGAAACAAATACTCCCGATTGGTGCTAGATCCTCAGGCCAGAGCTAGGTTTATAAAGAGTGTTCTTGACTTTGTGGATAAATACGGTTTTGAAGGTCTTGACTTGGATTGGGAATATCCAGTGTGCTGGCAGGTTGACTGTGATAAGGGATCTCCCGAGGAAAAGGCTGGATTTGCAGCTTTGGTTCGCGAGCTTTCGGAGGAATTTAAGCCTCGAGGACTACTTCTGTCTTCGGCAGTGTCCCCAAGTAAGAAGGTCATTGATGCTGGTTATGATGTCCCAACACTGGCACGCTACTTTGATTGGATAGCTGTAATGACATATGACTTCCATGGACATTGGGACAAGAAAACCGGACATGTTGCTCCTTTGTACTACGTGGAAGGTGATTCCTATGACTACTTCAATGCTAACTTCAGTATGAACTACTGGATCGAAAAGGGAACACCACCAAAGAAACTTGTCATGGGAATGCCACTTTATGGACAATCATTCTCCCTGGCCGATTCTTCATCACGAGGCTTGAACGAGAAGACCTATGGACCTGGAGAAGCAGGCAAATTTACACGTGCCGGTGGATTCTTGGCTTACTATGAAATCTGTGAGAATGTCAACAGCGGTGGATGGACTGTGGTTCGAGATGATGAAGGTCGTATCGGACCCTACGCCTATCGTGGCAATCAATGGGTTTCGTATGATGATGTTGCTGAGATTCGAAGAAAATCACAATTTGTCAAAGATTTGGGTCTTGGTGGTGGAATGGTTTGGGCATTGGATTTGGATGATTTCCGTGGACGATGCGGTTGTGGTAAACATCCATTGTTGAGAACAATGAACCAAGAGCTGAGAGGTATACCAGGACAAAGAGCTAACGATTGTACATGA